In a genomic window of Croceibacterium sp. TMG7-5b_MA50:
- a CDS encoding glycoside hydrolase family 88 protein, whose amino-acid sequence MVRSVAAGLILLAGLAANPAQAQLAADATGADRTPVSREGDPPTRLPPAYPMPYLRPTEATVKTAMDRVLAFIEQDTPVGLMDGAGRSVALDAANGQSKLRPGFLLTSYEWGVTYAGALLAGEITRDPRYTNYAAERINFVSDVAARYRAQGGDARATPVRNMLAPDRLDDSGAMSAALIKAQRANLANANVRPQIDVYLDWISNRQFRMPDKTLARQRPLPVTLWLDDLYMSVPGLAQMGALTGERRYFDDAVRQIQQFSARMFVPETGLYMHAWAEGMEPHPAFHWGRANGWALMAMVELLEVLPQDHPGRDAVLAQYRAHVTGLARVQSGTGLWHQLLDRPDSYLETSASAMYAFAIARGVNRGWIERTAHAPVAMLAWNGVSTKINAAGEVEDVCVGTGVAFDPAFYYYRPRHVRAAHGYGPVLLAGAEVIAMLRGGSPLDGGNGQGLVFTAGTAS is encoded by the coding sequence ATGGTGCGATCGGTAGCGGCAGGGCTGATCCTGCTCGCAGGGCTGGCAGCGAACCCGGCACAGGCGCAATTGGCGGCCGACGCCACCGGTGCCGACCGCACCCCAGTCAGTCGGGAGGGCGATCCGCCGACGCGCCTGCCGCCCGCCTATCCCATGCCCTATCTGCGCCCGACCGAGGCGACGGTGAAGACCGCGATGGACCGCGTGCTCGCCTTCATCGAACAGGACACGCCGGTCGGGCTGATGGATGGCGCAGGGCGTTCCGTCGCGCTGGATGCGGCAAACGGCCAGTCAAAGCTGCGGCCGGGCTTCCTGCTGACCAGCTACGAATGGGGCGTGACCTATGCCGGCGCGCTGCTGGCGGGGGAGATCACCCGCGATCCGCGCTATACCAATTACGCGGCGGAGCGGATCAACTTCGTGTCGGACGTCGCCGCTCGCTATCGCGCACAGGGCGGCGATGCGCGCGCGACGCCGGTGCGCAACATGCTGGCGCCCGACCGGCTGGATGATTCCGGCGCCATGTCGGCCGCGCTGATCAAGGCGCAGCGGGCGAACCTCGCCAACGCGAACGTCCGCCCGCAGATCGACGTGTACCTGGACTGGATCAGCAACCGCCAGTTCCGCATGCCGGACAAGACCTTGGCGCGCCAGCGGCCCCTGCCGGTCACGCTGTGGCTGGACGACCTTTACATGAGCGTGCCGGGGCTGGCGCAGATGGGGGCACTGACCGGGGAGCGGCGCTACTTCGACGATGCCGTCCGCCAGATCCAGCAGTTCTCCGCCCGGATGTTCGTGCCCGAGACCGGGTTGTACATGCATGCCTGGGCCGAGGGGATGGAACCGCATCCGGCGTTCCACTGGGGCCGTGCCAACGGCTGGGCGCTGATGGCGATGGTGGAACTGCTGGAGGTGCTGCCGCAGGATCATCCGGGCCGCGACGCCGTGCTGGCGCAGTACCGGGCGCATGTCACCGGTCTCGCGCGGGTGCAGTCCGGCACCGGGCTGTGGCACCAGTTGCTCGACCGCCCCGACAGCTACCTGGAGACATCCGCCAGTGCCATGTACGCCTTCGCCATTGCGCGGGGCGTCAACCGCGGCTGGATCGAGCGGACCGCCCATGCGCCCGTCGCGATGCTGGCGTGGAACGGCGTTTCGACCAAGATCAACGCCGCCGGAGAGGTGGAGGATGTCTGCGTCGGCACCGGCGTCGCGTTCGACCCCGCCTTCTACTACTATCGCCCACGCCATGTCCGGGCCGCGCATGGTTATGGCCCGGTGTTGCTGGCCGGGGCCGAGGTCATCGCCATGCTGCGTGGCGGCTCCCCGCTGGATGGCGGCAATGGCCAGGGCCTGGTGTTCACCGCCGGAACGGCCAGTTGA
- a CDS encoding glycoside hydrolase family 28 protein — protein sequence MPQTDRRHFIGGSTAAILLAATARAAPADDWTRAEAIVARVRPPRFADRTIDIRAHGATPGGQASCTAAFADAIAACAAAGGGRVLVPEGRWLTGAIRLLSGVELHVAAGATIAFSTDPADYPIVPTRFEGVELLNYSPLIYASDVRDVAVTGTGTIDGQGAAWWSWSGGARYGWREGLPSQRAARARLFAMAEENRPVAERRFGNGDYIRPNLLQFQRCENVLIEGVTLRDSPCWNVHPVLSRNVLMRGVTVTGLGPNNDGCDPESVDGMVIEGCTFDTGDDCIAIKSGRNADGRRIGVPARDIVIRDCTMHAGHGGVVIGSEMSGGVENVFAERCRMSSPNLWYALRFKTNAVRGGRIAHVRARDIDVGVVERAAIICDFNYEEGAKGDFVPELDDVLVERLVAENAVRVLDAKGLPQAPIGRLALHDCRFDGVREESFVQRVTELELVNVRVNGAPVTTLG from the coding sequence ATGCCGCAAACGGATCGTCGCCATTTCATCGGCGGCAGCACGGCAGCGATCCTGCTGGCCGCCACGGCCCGTGCTGCGCCGGCTGACGACTGGACCCGGGCGGAGGCGATCGTCGCGCGCGTGCGGCCGCCGCGCTTTGCGGATCGCACGATCGATATCCGCGCCCACGGCGCCACCCCCGGCGGGCAGGCGTCCTGCACGGCCGCCTTCGCCGATGCAATCGCGGCCTGCGCGGCGGCGGGTGGCGGGCGCGTGCTGGTACCGGAAGGACGTTGGCTGACCGGCGCAATCCGCCTCCTCTCCGGCGTGGAGCTGCATGTCGCCGCGGGTGCGACCATCGCCTTCAGCACCGATCCCGCCGATTACCCGATCGTGCCCACCCGGTTCGAAGGGGTGGAGCTGCTGAACTATTCCCCGCTGATCTACGCCAGCGACGTGCGCGACGTGGCCGTGACCGGCACCGGCACGATCGACGGCCAGGGCGCCGCCTGGTGGAGCTGGAGCGGCGGCGCGCGTTACGGCTGGCGCGAGGGGCTGCCCAGCCAGCGCGCCGCGCGCGCCCGCCTGTTCGCCATGGCGGAGGAGAACCGCCCGGTGGCGGAGCGCCGCTTTGGCAATGGCGACTACATCCGGCCCAATCTCCTGCAGTTCCAACGGTGCGAGAACGTGCTGATCGAAGGGGTCACCCTGCGTGATTCCCCCTGCTGGAACGTCCATCCCGTGCTGTCGCGCAACGTGCTGATGCGCGGCGTGACGGTCACGGGCCTCGGCCCCAACAATGATGGCTGCGATCCGGAATCGGTCGACGGCATGGTGATCGAAGGCTGCACCTTTGACACGGGCGACGATTGCATCGCCATCAAGTCCGGCCGCAATGCCGATGGGCGGCGCATCGGCGTGCCCGCGCGCGACATCGTGATCCGCGATTGCACCATGCATGCCGGCCATGGCGGCGTGGTGATCGGCAGCGAGATGTCCGGCGGGGTCGAGAACGTGTTCGCGGAACGGTGCCGGATGAGCAGCCCGAACCTGTGGTACGCCCTGCGGTTCAAGACCAATGCGGTGCGCGGCGGCCGCATCGCCCATGTCCGCGCCCGCGACATCGATGTCGGCGTGGTCGAGCGTGCGGCCATCATCTGCGACTTCAATTACGAGGAGGGCGCGAAGGGCGACTTCGTGCCCGAGCTGGACGATGTGCTGGTCGAACGGCTGGTGGCCGAAAACGCCGTGCGGGTGCTCGACGCCAAGGGGCTGCCGCAGGCGCCGATCGGCCGGCTGGCGCTGCACGATTGCCGTTTCGACGGTGTGCGAGAGGAGAGCTTCGTGCAGCGCGTGACCGAGCTCGAACTGGTGAACGTGCGCGTCAACGGGGCGCCCGTCACCACGCTGGGGTGA
- a CDS encoding glycoside hydrolase family 28 protein, translating to MRATLLDRRAALGGGLALASAALLRPTAAGAQAARSRTGAAPDGAVDVRRFGAVGDGIAIDTPAINRAIAELAAAGGGTLHFPAGTYAAYTIRLESRITLHLAQGATLLAAPAPADGQNGYDLAEEQDPRATGFQDFGHSHWRNSFIWGDGLHDVAITGEGLIWGKGLGRGDGKDNWLQDPTGPGTANKAIALKNCRNVLLRDFKLLEGGWFALLATGVDNLTIDNLLIDTNRDGLDIDCCKNVRVTNCTVNAPYDDAICPKSSFALGYPRVTENVTISDCLVTGNYQIGSVLDGTWRKMPADFAPLIHGRIKFGTESNGGFRNIAITNCVFEDSRGIALETVDGGMLEDVTISNITMRGIVHGAFFLRLGKRMRGPAGRPLGSVQRVLISNLVSSGGSQLPAVIAGLAERPITDVQISDTLLHQVGGAPAAMAKLQPPENELGYPEATMFGDLPATGLFARHVRNLALSNVEVQVAAPDPRPAIWLQDVEDADLFRLRLPRDAEAFALHDVRRFRSAGIRGVADMDRR from the coding sequence ATGCGCGCGACGCTGCTGGACCGGCGGGCAGCCCTGGGTGGTGGATTGGCCCTGGCGAGCGCGGCCCTGCTGCGTCCCACGGCGGCAGGGGCGCAAGCCGCGCGATCCCGCACCGGCGCGGCGCCCGATGGGGCGGTGGACGTGCGCCGCTTCGGCGCGGTGGGCGATGGCATCGCCATCGACACGCCCGCCATCAACCGCGCCATCGCGGAACTGGCGGCTGCCGGCGGCGGCACGTTGCATTTCCCCGCCGGCACCTACGCCGCCTACACGATCAGGCTGGAAAGCCGCATCACGCTCCATCTGGCGCAGGGCGCCACCCTGCTGGCGGCACCTGCACCGGCAGACGGGCAGAACGGGTATGATCTGGCGGAGGAGCAGGACCCGCGGGCGACAGGCTTCCAAGATTTCGGCCACAGCCACTGGCGCAACAGCTTCATCTGGGGCGATGGCCTGCATGACGTCGCGATCACCGGCGAAGGGCTGATCTGGGGCAAGGGTCTGGGCCGGGGCGATGGCAAGGACAATTGGTTGCAGGACCCGACGGGTCCCGGCACCGCCAACAAGGCCATCGCGCTGAAGAATTGCCGCAACGTCCTGCTGCGTGACTTCAAGCTGCTGGAAGGCGGGTGGTTCGCGCTGCTGGCGACCGGCGTGGACAACCTCACCATCGACAACCTGCTGATCGATACCAACCGCGACGGGCTGGACATCGATTGCTGCAAGAATGTGCGGGTCACCAATTGCACCGTCAACGCCCCGTATGACGACGCGATCTGCCCCAAGTCCAGCTTCGCGCTGGGCTATCCCCGCGTGACGGAGAACGTGACGATCAGCGATTGCCTGGTGACCGGCAATTACCAAATCGGTTCGGTCCTGGATGGCACGTGGCGCAAGATGCCGGCCGACTTCGCCCCGCTGATCCATGGCCGGATCAAGTTCGGGACGGAGAGCAATGGCGGCTTCCGCAACATCGCCATCACGAACTGCGTGTTCGAGGATAGCCGCGGGATCGCGCTGGAGACCGTCGATGGCGGGATGCTGGAAGATGTGACGATCAGCAACATCACCATGCGCGGGATCGTGCATGGCGCGTTCTTCCTGCGGCTGGGAAAGCGGATGCGCGGGCCTGCCGGGCGCCCGCTGGGCTCGGTGCAGCGCGTGCTGATCAGCAACCTCGTCAGTTCCGGCGGCAGCCAATTGCCGGCCGTCATCGCTGGGCTGGCCGAACGGCCCATCACCGACGTGCAGATCAGCGACACGCTGCTGCATCAGGTGGGCGGCGCGCCGGCGGCGATGGCGAAGCTGCAGCCGCCGGAGAACGAACTCGGCTATCCCGAGGCGACGATGTTCGGCGACCTGCCGGCGACCGGCCTGTTCGCGCGGCACGTGCGCAACCTGGCGCTCAGCAATGTGGAGGTGCAGGTCGCCGCACCCGACCCGCGCCCGGCCATCTGGCTGCAGGATGTGGAGGATGCCGACTTGTTCCGCCTGCGCCTGCCACGCGATGCGGAAGCGTTTGCCCTGCATGATGTCCGGCGGTTCCGCAGCGCCGGCATCCGGGGCGTGGCGGACATGGACAGGCGGTGA
- a CDS encoding TonB-dependent receptor, which produces MSLSRHHVRTMLLGTSTLAALCCGLLPAGASRAQDAVTASDTPAEDTAEGTPIVVTGSRIARDGFDSPTPLAVVDQEAIKLAGNVNIERTLVQLPQAVGSQLGNAFSNTVPGGIADVNLRGFGAQRNLVLVNGRRFAIYGPEQVVDLNTIPTSLIARTEIVTGGSSAVYGSDAIAGVVNFIIREDWEGVEARGQVNLDGPTGTPVVNVDLTLGGNFADGRGNLVVSGNYLDRGSITRGERGSFAFDSLNDGCTVAGSGSASSAGTPFSPPAGQTCRAAGGEPGFIRGGSGDIPNGRFSGIPAFGGTNAALNAAYAAAGLSGLGSRGFTFDDAGGAARPALTPQDDFNLGPDNYLRQPQRRWMINSFGHYDFTDSVTGYLELHYSNNEVAAQLAPTNVGSPTLFDVRNPYLTPQLQEVLRQLDLAERGPATVTSGTTTRTTTPGDGLAVVTAGRRYVEVGPRQATERRNVFRVALGVRGDLGSLGENALTDLRYDAYYTYSRSEGTLLLQNAISRSRLQASLLSQGGAAPVCNIFGQNVSDACRTAIAIGASNSTVATQQVAQASLTGTAVQLPAGALGFSLGAEWRKTSTRFVPDSFLSSGDVAGFNPGLPTEGSVGVKEVFGEVRVPLLRDQPFFDRLTANAAFRYSSYDLDGVGGVWTYLGGLEWQPVSDVLLRGQYQRAIRAPSVGELFGGRNRVVGAATDPCSGRGNSSERTDAIRQLCIATGVPADLVFGAGVQPNNIFPADFGGNPNLQEEVSDTWTAGIVVTPGFAPGLSLSADYFDITLEGAIAALGGSAQNTLNLCYLVIQDAGSEFCQAVRRNPQTGEINDPFALQVLNANTGLLQTSGIDFAARYSTDLPFGFPAIGSTSRLDLAADFTWLDSFDTTPVAALPDIVNRCAGSFGPACGQPLPRWRGLTRATWTVEDVALSLRYRYVGPVTTDRYIVPLRQGSATTPALENIAYPRLPAQGYVDLSFSWNPADRFELFGGINNLFDNNPPITTQGPNANTYTATYDVLGTEFFLGAAVRF; this is translated from the coding sequence ATGAGCCTTTCGCGCCACCACGTGCGTACGATGCTGCTTGGCACTTCCACGCTGGCCGCACTGTGTTGCGGCCTGTTGCCGGCAGGCGCCAGCCGCGCACAGGACGCCGTCACCGCATCGGACACCCCGGCCGAGGATACCGCGGAAGGCACGCCGATCGTGGTCACCGGATCGCGGATCGCCCGCGACGGCTTCGATTCGCCGACCCCGCTGGCGGTGGTGGACCAAGAGGCGATCAAGCTGGCGGGCAACGTGAATATCGAACGGACGCTGGTGCAATTGCCGCAGGCCGTGGGCTCGCAACTCGGCAATGCGTTCAGCAACACGGTCCCGGGCGGCATCGCCGACGTAAACCTGCGCGGCTTCGGCGCACAGCGCAATCTGGTGCTGGTGAACGGTCGCCGCTTCGCGATCTACGGCCCGGAACAGGTCGTCGATCTCAACACCATCCCCACAAGCCTGATCGCCCGGACCGAGATCGTCACCGGCGGCTCCAGCGCGGTATACGGCTCCGACGCGATCGCGGGTGTCGTCAACTTCATCATCCGCGAAGACTGGGAGGGCGTGGAGGCGCGCGGGCAAGTCAATCTGGACGGACCCACCGGTACGCCGGTGGTGAACGTCGACCTGACGCTGGGCGGCAATTTCGCCGATGGGCGCGGCAACCTGGTCGTTTCGGGCAATTATCTCGATCGCGGCTCCATAACCCGCGGCGAACGCGGCAGCTTCGCCTTCGATTCCCTCAACGATGGCTGTACCGTGGCGGGCAGCGGCAGCGCCAGCAGCGCCGGTACGCCGTTCTCCCCACCGGCCGGGCAAACCTGCCGCGCCGCCGGGGGCGAGCCGGGCTTCATCCGCGGGGGCAGCGGCGACATTCCCAATGGGCGTTTCTCCGGCATTCCGGCGTTCGGCGGGACCAATGCGGCGCTGAACGCCGCCTATGCCGCCGCCGGCCTCAGCGGGCTGGGCAGTCGCGGCTTCACCTTCGACGATGCCGGCGGCGCGGCACGCCCGGCGCTGACGCCGCAGGACGACTTCAATCTCGGCCCCGACAATTACCTGCGCCAGCCGCAGCGCCGGTGGATGATCAACAGCTTTGGCCATTACGACTTCACCGACAGCGTCACCGGCTATCTCGAACTGCATTACTCGAACAACGAAGTCGCGGCGCAGCTTGCGCCGACCAATGTCGGCAGCCCCACGCTGTTCGACGTCCGCAACCCCTATCTGACACCGCAATTGCAGGAGGTGCTGCGCCAGCTCGACCTGGCGGAGCGTGGGCCCGCGACCGTCACCAGCGGCACCACGACGCGCACGACCACGCCGGGCGACGGGCTGGCGGTGGTCACCGCGGGCCGCCGCTATGTCGAGGTCGGACCGCGGCAGGCGACGGAGCGGCGCAACGTGTTCCGCGTGGCGCTGGGTGTCAGGGGTGATCTGGGATCGCTGGGCGAGAACGCGCTGACCGACCTGCGGTACGATGCCTATTACACCTACAGCCGCAGCGAAGGCACGCTGCTGCTGCAGAACGCGATCAGCCGCAGCCGCCTGCAGGCATCGCTGCTGTCGCAGGGCGGCGCGGCGCCGGTGTGCAACATCTTCGGCCAGAACGTGTCCGATGCGTGCCGCACCGCCATCGCCATCGGCGCGTCGAACAGCACCGTCGCCACGCAGCAGGTGGCACAGGCGAGCCTGACCGGCACCGCCGTCCAGTTGCCGGCCGGGGCGCTCGGCTTCAGCCTGGGGGCGGAATGGCGCAAGACCTCCACCCGCTTCGTGCCCGACAGCTTCCTGTCGTCAGGCGACGTCGCCGGCTTCAACCCGGGTCTGCCGACCGAAGGCAGCGTCGGGGTGAAGGAAGTGTTCGGGGAGGTGCGGGTGCCGCTGCTGCGCGACCAGCCATTCTTCGACCGGCTGACCGCCAACGCGGCCTTCCGCTACTCGTCCTACGATCTCGACGGGGTCGGGGGCGTGTGGACCTATCTCGGCGGGCTGGAATGGCAGCCCGTGTCCGACGTGCTGCTGCGCGGCCAGTACCAGCGGGCGATCCGCGCGCCCAGCGTCGGCGAACTGTTCGGCGGCCGCAACCGGGTGGTCGGCGCGGCGACGGATCCATGTTCCGGCCGAGGCAACAGCAGCGAACGCACCGATGCGATCCGCCAATTGTGCATCGCCACCGGGGTGCCGGCGGACCTGGTGTTCGGCGCCGGCGTGCAGCCCAACAACATCTTCCCGGCCGATTTCGGCGGCAACCCCAATCTGCAGGAGGAGGTGTCGGACACCTGGACCGCCGGCATCGTGGTGACGCCCGGCTTCGCGCCGGGCCTGTCGCTCAGCGCCGACTATTTCGACATCACGCTGGAAGGCGCGATCGCGGCCCTGGGTGGAAGCGCGCAGAACACGCTGAACCTGTGTTATCTGGTGATCCAGGATGCCGGCAGCGAGTTCTGCCAGGCGGTGCGCCGCAACCCGCAGACCGGGGAGATCAACGATCCCTTCGCCCTGCAGGTGCTGAACGCCAATACCGGCCTGCTGCAGACCAGCGGCATCGACTTCGCCGCCCGCTATTCCACCGACCTGCCGTTCGGCTTTCCGGCGATCGGCAGCACCAGCCGGCTGGACCTGGCGGCGGACTTCACCTGGCTGGACAGCTTCGACACCACGCCCGTCGCCGCCCTGCCCGACATCGTGAACCGCTGCGCCGGATCGTTCGGCCCGGCCTGCGGCCAGCCGCTGCCCCGCTGGCGCGGGCTGACCCGCGCGACCTGGACGGTGGAGGACGTCGCCCTCAGCCTGCGCTACCGCTATGTCGGCCCGGTCACGACCGACCGCTACATCGTGCCGCTGCGGCAGGGTTCGGCGACGACACCCGCGCTGGAGAACATCGCCTATCCCCGGCTGCCGGCGCAGGGCTATGTCGACCTGTCCTTCAGCTGGAACCCTGCCGACCGGTTCGAGCTGTTCGGCGGCATCAACAACCTGTTCGACAACAATCCGCCCATCACCACGCAGGGGCCGAACGCCAACACCTACACCGCCACCTACGACGTGCTGGGCACCGAATTCTTCCTGGGCGCGGCGGTGCGGTTCTGA
- a CDS encoding glycoside hydrolase 43 family protein, with the protein MRHLIAALMLVAVSAPPIAAQAPGRTYDNPIIWADYSDPDVIRVGDRYYMVSSSFHLSPGIPVLESADLVTWRIAGHVLPRLSFAPGYDMPGPHTLDDTISKPVGGTRYAGGAWAPSIRHHDGRFYVYVATPDEGIFMMSATDPAGPWTAPVTVIDEPRLEDPCPFWDDDGSAWLIHGRVGAGPLILHRITPDGTRVLDDGITVAEDKVRLPTLEGPKLYKRDGWYYIFAPIGGVSTGPQAVGRARSITGPYEWRDVLLPTDAIKGPHQGGYVETPDGAGWFVHFNSTGAFGRITHLQPVRWQDGWPVMGDAPAGATGGTPVARHAAPAVAPDAPRFALQASDEFADARLGLQWQWNHNPDNSRWSLAQRPGFLRLAAGTADHLVTARNTLTQMLTGPRMIATARIELWRMAEGQRAGLTMFGVRPSWIGAVRDGGVTRLVFASEGRETAGPILPDSVLLRVDVGPDQRAHYSWSTDGRDFAPFGEVLELSPFSWWRGSRPGLFTFTRAAEPAGEIDVDWFRVEPR; encoded by the coding sequence ATGCGCCACCTGATTGCCGCTCTTATGCTGGTTGCCGTGTCGGCGCCGCCGATCGCGGCGCAGGCGCCGGGCAGGACCTACGACAATCCGATCATCTGGGCGGACTACTCCGATCCCGACGTGATCCGGGTGGGCGACCGGTACTACATGGTGTCGTCCAGCTTCCACCTGTCGCCCGGCATCCCCGTGCTGGAATCGGCCGACCTGGTGACCTGGCGGATCGCCGGCCATGTGCTGCCGCGCCTGTCCTTCGCGCCCGGCTACGACATGCCGGGGCCGCACACGCTGGACGACACGATCAGCAAGCCGGTGGGCGGCACGCGCTATGCCGGTGGAGCCTGGGCGCCCTCCATCCGTCATCACGACGGCCGGTTCTACGTCTATGTCGCGACCCCCGACGAGGGCATCTTCATGATGAGCGCGACCGATCCCGCTGGCCCGTGGACCGCGCCCGTGACCGTCATCGACGAGCCCCGGCTGGAGGATCCGTGCCCGTTCTGGGACGATGACGGCAGCGCCTGGCTGATCCATGGTCGAGTCGGGGCGGGGCCGCTGATCCTGCACCGCATAACGCCGGACGGGACCCGCGTGCTGGACGACGGCATCACCGTGGCGGAGGACAAGGTGCGCCTGCCCACGCTGGAAGGGCCCAAGCTCTACAAGCGGGATGGCTGGTACTACATCTTCGCGCCGATCGGCGGCGTCTCGACCGGGCCGCAGGCCGTCGGCCGGGCGCGGTCGATCACCGGGCCGTATGAGTGGCGTGACGTGCTGCTGCCGACAGATGCCATCAAGGGGCCGCACCAGGGCGGTTATGTGGAGACGCCCGATGGCGCCGGGTGGTTCGTGCACTTCAACTCCACCGGCGCGTTCGGCCGCATCACGCACCTGCAACCCGTCCGGTGGCAGGATGGCTGGCCGGTGATGGGCGATGCCCCGGCGGGCGCCACCGGCGGTACGCCCGTGGCCCGCCACGCCGCTCCCGCCGTCGCGCCCGACGCCCCTCGCTTCGCGCTGCAGGCATCGGACGAGTTCGCCGACGCGCGGCTGGGGCTGCAATGGCAGTGGAACCACAATCCCGACAATTCCCGCTGGAGCCTGGCGCAGCGCCCCGGCTTCCTGCGGCTGGCGGCCGGCACCGCCGACCATCTGGTCACCGCGCGCAACACGCTGACGCAGATGCTGACCGGCCCGCGCATGATCGCCACCGCCCGGATCGAGCTGTGGCGCATGGCCGAGGGACAGCGGGCCGGGCTGACCATGTTCGGCGTCCGGCCAAGCTGGATCGGCGCGGTGCGCGACGGCGGCGTCACACGCCTGGTCTTCGCCAGCGAGGGGCGCGAAACGGCCGGACCGATCCTGCCGGACAGCGTGCTGCTGCGCGTGGATGTGGGGCCTGACCAGCGCGCGCATTATTCGTGGAGCACCGACGGGCGGGACTTCGCGCCCTTTGGCGAGGTGCTGGAACTCTCGCCGTTCTCCTGGTGGCGCGGTTCGCGCCCGGGCCTGTTCACCTTCACCCGCGCGGCCGAGCCGGCGGGGGAGATCGACGTCGACTGGTTCCGCGTTGAACCCCGGTAG